The Gilliamella apicola genome window below encodes:
- a CDS encoding GlsB/YeaQ/YmgE family stress response membrane protein, with amino-acid sequence MGILSWAILGLIAGWIAKFFMPLGRVGVFKTILLGIAGAIVGGYISTFFGWGTVTGFNFPSLFISVLGAILLIYIYRLMK; translated from the coding sequence ATGGGTATTTTAAGTTGGGCTATTCTAGGATTAATTGCCGGTTGGATTGCAAAGTTTTTTATGCCACTTGGACGTGTAGGAGTATTTAAAACTATTCTATTAGGAATTGCAGGCGCTATCGTTGGTGGGTATATAAGTACATTCTTTGGCTGGGGAACTGTGACAGGATTTAATTTCCCTAGTTTATTTATCTCAGTCTTAGGCGCAATATTACTTATTTATATCTACCGTCTAATGAAATAA
- the accB gene encoding acetyl-CoA carboxylase biotin carboxyl carrier protein, whose product MDIRKIKKLIELVEESGISELEISEGEESVRISRTIPTTNYSAPIQNIQIPQAAPVVVAPSSAGESVAEADPITPAPAGTTIKSPMVGTFYRTPSPESKAFVEIGQAVNVGDVLCIVEAMKMMNQIESEKAGTIKAILVENGQPVEFDQPLFIIE is encoded by the coding sequence ATGGATATACGCAAAATTAAAAAATTAATTGAATTAGTTGAAGAGTCAGGTATTTCTGAACTTGAAATTTCCGAAGGTGAAGAATCAGTTCGAATTAGTCGAACGATACCTACAACAAACTATTCAGCGCCAATACAAAACATTCAAATACCTCAAGCAGCTCCGGTTGTTGTTGCACCAAGCTCAGCAGGTGAAAGTGTAGCTGAAGCGGATCCTATTACTCCGGCTCCGGCTGGAACAACTATAAAATCACCAATGGTTGGAACATTTTATCGTACACCAAGCCCAGAATCGAAAGCTTTTGTAGAAATCGGTCAAGCTGTCAATGTCGGTGATGTACTTTGTATCGTTGAAGCGATGAAAATGATGAACCAAATTGAATCTGAAAAAGCGGGCACAATTAAAGCTATTTTAGTTGAAAATGGTCAACCTGTTGAATTTGATCAACCACTATTCATCATTGAGTAA
- a CDS encoding ABC transporter permease translates to MCNLYWIALKSIWRKEVTRFLRIWLQTLIPPVITMSLYFIIFGNLIGSRVGNMGGFSYMSFIVPGLIMMSVITNSYTNVCSSFFSAKFQRNIEELLVAPVPTHILICGYVGGGVIRGILTGILVTIVSLFFVRLEVHSWLFVICTLLLTSILFSLAGLLNAVFAKTFDDISIIPTFVLTPLTYLGGVFYSITMLPTFWQWVSKLNPIVYMINGFRYGFLGVTDVSLWITFSMLILFVTVLYIIAWRLIESGRGLRS, encoded by the coding sequence ATGTGTAATTTATATTGGATTGCCTTAAAAAGTATTTGGCGTAAAGAGGTGACTAGATTTTTAAGAATTTGGCTGCAAACATTGATACCGCCAGTTATCACTATGTCACTTTATTTTATTATATTTGGTAATTTAATTGGCTCACGTGTGGGGAATATGGGTGGCTTTAGTTATATGTCATTTATTGTTCCTGGTTTAATCATGATGTCTGTAATTACAAACTCTTATACCAATGTCTGTTCTTCATTTTTTAGCGCTAAATTTCAACGTAATATTGAGGAATTATTGGTTGCACCTGTACCAACGCATATTTTGATTTGTGGATATGTAGGTGGTGGCGTGATCCGAGGTATTTTAACTGGAATTTTAGTGACGATAGTATCGTTATTTTTTGTTCGTCTTGAAGTGCACTCTTGGCTCTTTGTTATTTGCACTTTATTATTAACATCAATTTTGTTTTCATTAGCAGGTTTATTAAATGCCGTATTTGCTAAGACTTTTGACGATATTAGTATTATTCCAACATTTGTATTAACGCCATTAACTTATCTTGGTGGGGTATTTTACTCAATAACCATGCTACCTACTTTTTGGCAATGGGTATCAAAACTAAATCCAATCGTTTATATGATTAATGGTTTTCGTTATGGTTTTTTAGGTGTGACTGACGTATCACTATGGATCACATTTTCAATGTTGATTTTATTTGTTACCGTGCTCTATATAATTGCATGGCGACTGATTGAAAGTGGGCGAGGGTTAAGAAGTTAA
- the mog gene encoding molybdopterin adenylyltransferase, with protein sequence MFKIGLVSVSDRAANGIYDDEGIPSLISWLQTALKTPFITENRIIPDEQPIIEQTLCEFVDKLHCDLILTTGGTGPAIRDVTPDATLAIADRVMPGFGEQMRQISLHFVPTAILSRQVGVIRKKCLILNLPGRPKSIKETLEGVKDSAGKIIVNGIFASVPYCLELLEGPYIETHDQIVKSFRPKSSNKSNI encoded by the coding sequence ATGTTCAAAATTGGTTTAGTTTCTGTGTCTGATAGAGCGGCAAATGGGATCTATGACGATGAAGGTATCCCATCATTAATATCTTGGTTACAAACAGCATTGAAAACTCCGTTTATTACCGAAAATCGAATAATTCCAGATGAACAACCTATTATTGAACAAACATTATGTGAATTCGTTGATAAATTACATTGTGATTTGATTCTAACCACTGGCGGTACAGGGCCAGCTATTAGAGATGTCACCCCAGATGCAACTTTAGCAATAGCCGATCGAGTTATGCCTGGATTTGGTGAACAGATGCGCCAAATTAGTTTACATTTTGTACCTACTGCCATTCTTTCCAGACAAGTTGGTGTTATTCGCAAAAAATGTTTAATTTTGAACTTACCGGGTAGACCAAAATCGATAAAGGAGACACTTGAAGGTGTAAAAGATAGTGCAGGAAAAATAATTGTTAATGGAATTTTTGCCAGCGTTCCTTATTGTTTAGAGTTATTAGAAGGTCCCTACATTGAGACGCATGATCAAATAGTAAAGTCATTTCGCCCTAAAAGCAGTAACAAATCGAATATTTGA
- the accC gene encoding acetyl-CoA carboxylase biotin carboxylase subunit, protein MLDKILIANRGEIALRILRACKELGIKTVAVHSSADKDLKHVLLADETVCIGPAASAKSYLNIPALISAAEVTGAAAIHPGYGFLSENADFAEQVERSGFVFIGPKPDTIRLMGDKVSAIHAMKKAGVPCVPGSDGPLSNDIENNKQIAKQIGYPVIIKASGGGGGRGMRIVREEKDLEQAIKMTKLEAKTAFNNDMVYMEKFLENPRHIEIQVLSDGQGHAIYLGERDCSMQRRHQKVVEEAPAVGITSKMRKFIGERCVNACIEIGYRGAGTFEFLFENGEFYFIEMNTRIQVEHPVTEMITGVDLIREQILIAAGKPLSIKQSDIEIKGHAIECRINAEDPKTFMPSPGKITRFHAPGGFGIRWESHIYAGYTVPPYYDSMIGKLIAYGETRNVAIARMKNALAELVIDGIKTNIDLHIEIMNDKGFQKGGTNIHYLEKKLGIYE, encoded by the coding sequence ATGCTTGATAAAATTCTTATTGCTAACCGTGGAGAAATTGCTCTACGTATCCTACGAGCATGTAAAGAACTTGGAATTAAAACTGTCGCTGTTCATTCTTCGGCAGATAAAGATTTAAAACATGTATTACTTGCAGACGAAACTGTCTGTATTGGTCCAGCGGCTTCCGCTAAAAGCTACCTCAATATCCCAGCGTTAATTTCTGCCGCCGAAGTTACCGGTGCAGCAGCAATTCATCCGGGATATGGTTTTTTATCTGAAAACGCTGACTTCGCCGAGCAAGTGGAACGTTCTGGATTTGTTTTTATTGGACCAAAACCAGATACTATACGCTTAATGGGTGATAAAGTGTCAGCAATTCATGCCATGAAAAAAGCTGGTGTACCTTGTGTACCTGGTTCTGATGGCCCTTTGAGTAATGATATTGAAAATAATAAGCAGATCGCCAAACAGATAGGCTATCCAGTTATTATCAAAGCATCTGGTGGGGGCGGTGGTCGTGGTATGCGTATTGTTCGGGAAGAAAAAGATCTTGAACAAGCAATTAAAATGACCAAATTAGAAGCAAAAACCGCTTTCAATAATGATATGGTTTATATGGAAAAATTCCTTGAGAATCCTCGTCATATTGAAATTCAAGTGCTTTCTGATGGTCAAGGTCATGCTATTTATTTAGGTGAACGTGATTGTTCAATGCAAAGACGTCACCAAAAAGTTGTTGAAGAAGCACCAGCGGTTGGTATTACTTCTAAAATGCGCAAATTCATTGGTGAACGCTGTGTTAATGCATGTATTGAAATTGGTTATCGTGGTGCAGGAACATTTGAATTCTTATTTGAAAATGGTGAATTTTATTTCATTGAAATGAATACGCGTATTCAGGTAGAACATCCAGTTACCGAAATGATAACAGGTGTGGATCTGATTAGAGAACAGATCCTAATCGCTGCAGGCAAACCTCTTTCTATCAAACAAAGTGATATTGAAATCAAGGGTCATGCTATTGAATGCCGTATAAATGCCGAAGATCCTAAAACATTTATGCCTTCACCAGGGAAAATTACTCGCTTTCATGCACCAGGCGGGTTTGGTATTCGTTGGGAATCACATATTTATGCGGGTTACACTGTACCACCTTACTATGATTCAATGATTGGTAAGCTAATTGCTTATGGTGAAACACGTAATGTTGCTATTGCACGAATGAAAAATGCATTAGCTGAACTAGTGATTGATGGTATTAAAACGAATATTGATCTTCACATTGAAATTATGAATGACAAAGGCTTCCAAAAAGGAGGAACAAACATTCATTATTTAGAGAAAAAATTAGGCATTTACGAGTAA
- the lysC gene encoding lysine-sensitive aspartokinase 3 produces METSFVIAKFGGTSVADYSAMVNSANIVIANPSVKVVVLSASAGITNLLVALAEGRDAEVRAQHLAKIQSIQYNILEQLPENPTLRAEIDRIIANIASLSEAASLATSPALTDELVSHGEIMSSKLFVEVLREKQKSAIWFDVRKVMRTDDKFGKAQPKIEEIKQLCCAHLKSLNTNALIVTQGFIGSESTGKTTTLGRGGSDYTAALLGEALNATQIDIWTDVAGIYTNDPRITPAAKKIDEISFAEAAEMATFGAKVLHPATLVPAVRSNIPVFVGSSKAPQDGGTIVYNTNSITSKLPVFRALALRRKQTLLTLTSLNMLHAQGFLARVFTILAKHNISVDLVTTSEVSIALTIDTTGTYTNGNSLLTKELFDELSTLCHVDVEEDLALIAIIGNNLTTTKGIAKEVFGVLDDFVIRLCCYGASTHNLCLLSKSNDAEAIIKILHKSIFE; encoded by the coding sequence ATGGAAACATCATTCGTAATTGCTAAATTTGGTGGTACTAGTGTTGCTGATTATTCAGCAATGGTAAATAGTGCTAATATTGTTATTGCTAACCCTAGTGTAAAAGTTGTTGTATTATCTGCTTCTGCGGGTATTACGAACTTATTAGTTGCATTAGCAGAAGGACGTGATGCGGAGGTTCGAGCTCAGCATTTAGCCAAAATTCAATCAATTCAATACAATATTTTAGAGCAACTTCCTGAAAACCCTACGTTAAGAGCCGAAATTGACCGAATTATTGCAAATATAGCCTCTTTATCGGAAGCTGCAAGTTTAGCAACGTCACCAGCATTAACTGATGAGTTAGTCAGTCATGGTGAAATTATGTCTTCAAAACTATTTGTTGAGGTATTAAGAGAAAAACAAAAAAGTGCCATATGGTTTGATGTACGTAAAGTTATGCGTACTGATGATAAATTTGGTAAAGCTCAACCCAAAATTGAAGAAATCAAACAACTTTGTTGTGCACATTTAAAATCTTTAAATACTAATGCGCTAATTGTTACTCAAGGTTTTATTGGCAGTGAAAGTACAGGTAAGACGACAACATTAGGACGTGGTGGAAGTGATTATACAGCTGCGTTACTTGGTGAAGCATTAAATGCAACACAAATAGACATTTGGACTGATGTTGCAGGAATTTATACCAATGACCCACGAATTACGCCAGCGGCAAAAAAAATTGATGAAATATCTTTCGCAGAAGCCGCGGAAATGGCAACCTTCGGAGCAAAAGTTTTACATCCTGCGACGTTGGTTCCAGCAGTACGAAGTAACATTCCTGTTTTTGTTGGCTCAAGCAAAGCACCACAAGATGGCGGCACAATTGTTTATAACACTAATAGTATTACATCAAAATTACCTGTGTTTAGGGCGTTAGCATTACGACGCAAACAGACATTATTAACCTTAACAAGTTTAAATATGCTGCATGCTCAAGGTTTTCTTGCAAGGGTATTTACTATATTAGCTAAACATAATATATCCGTTGATTTAGTTACTACATCAGAAGTCAGTATCGCTTTAACAATTGATACTACAGGCACTTACACTAATGGTAACAGTTTATTAACCAAAGAACTATTTGATGAACTTTCAACTCTTTGTCATGTAGATGTTGAGGAAGATTTAGCTCTTATTGCCATTATTGGCAATAACTTAACGACGACAAAAGGTATAGCAAAAGAAGTATTCGGCGTGTTAGATGATTTTGTTATAAGACTTTGTTGTTATGGTGCAAGCACCCACAATCTGTGCCTGTTATCAAAAAGTAATGATGCAGAAGCTATTATCAAAATTTTACATAAATCTATTTTTGAATAA
- the cysS gene encoding cysteine--tRNA ligase — MLKIFNTLTREKETFKSIHPNKIGLYVCGVTIYDLCHIGHGRTFVAFDVVTRYLRFLGYQLTYVRNITDVDDKIIKRALENGETCEQLTERMLQEMYADFDALNIKRPDVEPRATQQMPQIIQLIEELIAKDHAYIADNGDVMFSVDSDPNYGILSRQNLEQLQAGARVDVVDVKRNPMDFVLWKMSKPNEPNWDSPWGKGRPGWHIECSAMNSFQLGNHFDIHGGGSDLMFPHHENEIAQSTCAHDGQYVNYWMHSGMVMIDQEKMSKSLNNFFTIRDVLKHYDAETVRYFLLSGHYRSQLNYSEENLKQARMALERLYTALRDTDADYPYTTKESDYYRQFCNAMNDDFNTPEAYSTLFDLAREINKAKADNDMSFANKLAAELRYLAAVLGLLEQDPIKFLQGNQQDDADAELIEALIKQRNEARASKNWAQADEARDKLNAMNIVLEDGANGTTWRKKS, encoded by the coding sequence ATGTTAAAAATATTCAATACATTAACTCGAGAAAAAGAAACTTTTAAATCAATTCATCCCAATAAAATTGGATTATATGTTTGTGGTGTTACTATTTATGACCTCTGTCATATTGGTCATGGTCGCACCTTTGTTGCATTTGATGTTGTAACACGTTATTTGCGCTTTTTAGGTTATCAACTAACTTATGTGCGTAATATCACCGATGTGGATGACAAAATTATAAAACGCGCTCTAGAAAACGGTGAAACTTGTGAACAACTAACTGAACGTATGTTACAAGAAATGTATGCGGATTTTGATGCGTTAAATATTAAGCGCCCTGATGTCGAACCTCGCGCTACACAGCAAATGCCACAGATTATTCAATTAATAGAAGAATTAATTGCAAAAGATCATGCTTATATTGCTGATAATGGTGATGTAATGTTTTCAGTCGATAGTGATCCCAATTACGGTATTTTGTCGCGTCAAAATTTGGAGCAACTTCAGGCTGGTGCACGCGTTGATGTGGTTGATGTTAAACGTAATCCAATGGATTTTGTACTTTGGAAGATGTCAAAACCTAACGAGCCTAACTGGGATTCACCATGGGGCAAAGGACGCCCAGGTTGGCATATTGAATGTTCTGCGATGAACAGTTTTCAATTAGGTAATCACTTTGATATTCATGGCGGAGGGTCAGATCTAATGTTTCCTCATCATGAAAATGAAATTGCTCAATCTACATGTGCCCATGATGGACAATATGTTAATTATTGGATGCATTCAGGTATGGTGATGATAGACCAAGAAAAGATGTCAAAATCACTTAATAATTTTTTCACTATTCGCGATGTATTAAAACACTATGATGCTGAAACTGTCCGTTACTTTTTATTATCGGGTCATTATCGTAGTCAGCTTAATTACAGTGAGGAAAATTTAAAACAAGCAAGAATGGCTTTAGAACGCCTTTATACAGCACTTCGTGATACTGATGCAGATTATCCATATACTACAAAAGAGAGTGATTATTACCGTCAATTCTGTAATGCGATGAACGATGACTTCAATACTCCTGAAGCTTATTCAACCTTATTTGACTTAGCCCGAGAAATCAATAAAGCTAAAGCTGATAACGATATGTCATTTGCCAACAAATTAGCGGCTGAATTACGTTATTTAGCAGCCGTACTTGGTCTACTTGAACAAGATCCAATAAAATTCTTACAAGGTAATCAGCAAGATGACGCCGATGCAGAATTAATTGAAGCATTAATAAAACAACGTAATGAAGCTCGTGCTAGCAAAAATTGGGCTCAAGCTGATGAAGCGCGTGATAAACTTAACGCAATGAATATTGTGTTGGAGGATGGGGCAAATGGTACAACTTGGCGGAAAAAAAGTTAA
- the argR gene encoding transcriptional regulator ArgR, which produces MKQDDLTKAFKEMLLQEKFSSQISIVQALQEQGFDNINQSKVSRMLTKFGAVRTRNAKSEMVYCLPAEMGVPTASSPLKNLIVDIDYNSSMVVIRTSPGAAQLIARLLDSIGKSEGILGSIAGDDTIFSTPTKSCTVKSLYQTIIQLFEQEL; this is translated from the coding sequence ATGAAACAAGATGATCTTACTAAAGCTTTTAAAGAAATGCTTCTACAAGAAAAGTTCAGTTCTCAAATAAGCATTGTGCAAGCTTTACAAGAACAAGGTTTTGATAACATTAATCAATCTAAAGTTTCACGAATGTTAACCAAATTTGGAGCGGTTAGAACACGTAACGCAAAATCAGAAATGGTCTATTGCTTACCTGCTGAAATGGGTGTGCCAACAGCCAGTAGTCCACTAAAAAATTTGATTGTTGATATTGATTATAATAGCTCAATGGTTGTCATTCGTACCAGCCCAGGAGCGGCTCAACTTATCGCTCGCTTACTTGATTCAATTGGTAAATCAGAAGGTATTTTAGGTTCAATTGCAGGCGATGATACAATTTTTAGTACGCCAACCAAATCCTGTACGGTTAAAAGTTTATATCAAACTATTATTCAACTATTTGAACAAGAATTATAA
- a CDS encoding ABC transporter ATP-binding protein, whose product MSSIPALELVALKKIYKNGVEALKGINLTVQAGDFYALLGPNGAGKSTTIGIISSLVTKTSGEVRIFGYDLDTDIVNAKRQLGLVPQEFNFNQFEEVIQIVTNQGGYYGLPRKLALERAEKYLRILDLWDKRHSRANMLSGGMKRRLMIARALVHEPKLLILDEPTAGVDIELRRSMWDFLREINRQGITIILTTHYLEEAEMLCRNIGIIQHGQLIANSSMRELLANSQSETIIIDYVPTSESIVLTDYSYVNVDTGMLEVKVDKQRGLNQLFEQLNHQNVKVISVRNKTNRLEELFVDLLRNNNAKGADNV is encoded by the coding sequence ATGTCATCTATTCCTGCGCTTGAATTGGTCGCGCTTAAAAAAATTTATAAAAATGGTGTAGAAGCATTAAAAGGTATTAATTTAACGGTTCAAGCAGGTGACTTTTATGCATTGCTTGGTCCAAATGGTGCCGGAAAATCAACAACTATTGGCATAATTAGCTCACTTGTAACCAAAACTTCTGGTGAAGTGCGAATATTTGGTTACGATTTGGATACTGATATTGTCAATGCCAAAAGACAATTAGGCTTAGTACCACAAGAATTTAATTTTAACCAATTTGAAGAAGTGATTCAGATTGTCACTAATCAAGGAGGCTATTATGGATTGCCACGTAAATTAGCATTAGAACGCGCAGAAAAATATCTAAGAATTTTAGATTTATGGGATAAACGCCATAGTCGAGCCAACATGTTATCTGGTGGTATGAAAAGACGTTTAATGATTGCAAGAGCACTCGTTCATGAGCCTAAATTATTGATTCTTGATGAACCAACAGCCGGGGTTGATATTGAGTTGCGGCGCTCAATGTGGGACTTTTTACGTGAAATCAATCGTCAAGGCATTACTATTATATTAACTACCCATTATTTAGAAGAGGCAGAAATGCTATGTCGCAATATTGGCATAATTCAACATGGTCAATTGATAGCAAACTCTTCTATGCGTGAATTATTAGCTAATAGCCAATCTGAAACTATTATTATTGATTATGTACCAACAAGTGAATCCATTGTTTTAACAGATTATAGTTATGTAAATGTTGATACGGGCATGTTAGAAGTTAAAGTTGATAAACAACGTGGCTTAAATCAGTTATTTGAGCAACTTAATCATCAAAACGTCAAAGTGATTAGCGTGCGTAATAAAACTAATCGATTAGAAGAGTTATTTGTTGATTTATTACGTAACAATAATGCAAAAGGAGCTGATAATGTGTAA
- a CDS encoding bifunctional 4-hydroxy-2-oxoglutarate aldolase/2-dehydro-3-deoxy-phosphogluconate aldolase, whose amino-acid sequence MKNWKRSAEEILTMGPVVPVIVIERLEDAVPLAKALIAGGVKVLEVTLRTECALEAIKKIIKEVPEAVVGAGTVTSVEQLKQVTEAGVEFIITPGITDAILKAAVEGSVPVIPGIATISELLTAQEYGLTALKFFPAEINGGVAALKAFAGPCGYMKFCPTGGVNPKNYRDYLALSNVLCVGGTWFIPTDAIANGDFTKITQMAKEAVAGAK is encoded by the coding sequence ATGAAAAACTGGAAAAGAAGTGCTGAAGAAATTCTAACTATGGGACCTGTTGTTCCTGTTATCGTTATTGAACGACTTGAAGATGCTGTGCCATTAGCGAAAGCTTTAATTGCTGGCGGTGTAAAAGTTCTTGAAGTTACTCTTCGAACAGAATGTGCACTTGAAGCAATTAAAAAAATCATTAAAGAAGTTCCAGAAGCTGTGGTTGGTGCGGGTACAGTAACAAGTGTTGAACAACTTAAGCAAGTAACCGAAGCTGGAGTTGAATTTATTATTACTCCTGGCATAACTGACGCTATTTTAAAAGCTGCAGTTGAAGGATCTGTTCCTGTCATTCCAGGTATTGCGACCATTTCTGAATTATTAACAGCCCAAGAATATGGCTTAACTGCATTAAAGTTCTTCCCAGCAGAAATCAATGGCGGCGTGGCTGCATTAAAAGCTTTTGCTGGTCCTTGTGGATATATGAAGTTTTGCCCTACTGGCGGTGTAAATCCAAAAAATTATCGAGACTATTTAGCGCTTAGTAATGTACTTTGTGTTGGTGGAACTTGGTTTATTCCTACTGATGCTATTGCTAATGGTGATTTTACTAAAATTACTCAAATGGCAAAAGAAGCAGTTGCTGGTGCTAAGTAA
- the trmJ gene encoding tRNA (cytosine(32)/uridine(32)-2'-O)-methyltransferase TrmJ, with protein sequence MGSAARAMKTMGLSNLCLVNPVIKPDSQSISLAAGASDIIKNAVVFSSLEEAIANCSLVIGTSARPRTLQWPNLTPKECGDKIIEEAVNAQVALVFGRERVGLTNDELQKCHFHVGIPANPQYSSLNLAMSVQVLCYEIRMSMLNFQDNQSEPANLNTHTSEYPKDIDVERFYQHLEQTLLQTEFINANHPGQIMGRLRRLFTRARIEQQELNILRGILTSIDKKF encoded by the coding sequence ATGGGGTCTGCCGCTAGAGCAATGAAAACTATGGGTTTATCCAATCTTTGCTTAGTCAATCCAGTGATAAAACCTGACTCTCAATCAATTTCATTAGCGGCAGGTGCTAGTGATATTATTAAAAATGCAGTAGTTTTTTCATCTTTAGAAGAGGCAATTGCTAATTGTTCACTTGTGATAGGTACTAGTGCTCGTCCTCGTACCTTACAATGGCCTAATTTAACACCAAAAGAGTGCGGTGATAAAATCATTGAGGAGGCCGTTAATGCCCAAGTTGCGTTAGTATTTGGTCGTGAAAGAGTGGGTTTAACTAATGATGAATTGCAAAAGTGCCATTTTCATGTTGGTATTCCTGCTAACCCTCAATATAGTTCTTTGAATCTTGCTATGTCAGTACAAGTATTATGTTATGAAATTCGCATGTCAATGCTAAACTTTCAAGATAATCAATCAGAGCCAGCAAATTTAAATACGCATACAAGCGAGTACCCTAAAGATATCGATGTTGAGCGTTTTTATCAGCATTTAGAGCAAACTTTATTGCAAACAGAATTTATAAATGCTAATCACCCAGGTCAAATTATGGGACGTTTGCGAAGATTATTTACTCGGGCACGTATTGAACAGCAAGAACTGAATATTTTACGTGGTATTTTAACGTCGATTGATAAAAAATTCTAA
- the raiA gene encoding ribosome-associated translation inhibitor RaiA, translating into MALSITSKQMDITPAIRSYLEDKFSKLDKWRALLINPHFILSKEPDGFIIDATIATKGTPLVASAKHIDMYAAINDLIGKLEKQLNKIQHKGEARRATESIKGAILEEEI; encoded by the coding sequence ATGGCTTTAAGTATTACCAGTAAACAAATGGATATTACCCCTGCAATTCGTAGTTATTTAGAAGATAAATTTTCGAAGTTGGATAAGTGGAGAGCGCTGTTAATCAATCCTCATTTTATATTATCTAAAGAACCAGATGGATTTATCATTGATGCAACAATTGCCACAAAAGGAACTCCACTTGTTGCGTCTGCAAAGCATATTGATATGTATGCGGCTATTAACGATCTTATTGGTAAACTTGAAAAACAATTGAATAAAATTCAACATAAAGGTGAAGCCCGTCGAGCAACGGAAAGTATTAAAGGAGCAATTCTTGAAGAAGAAATTTAA